Proteins encoded within one genomic window of Haladaptatus sp. QDMS2:
- a CDS encoding acyl-CoA dehydrogenase family protein produces the protein MDLLDARIVPEHARGVKEEARAFAEEYIEPNAAEAFERGEYPWEILTAGQEANLVAQDIPEEYGGRGLSLHEMLAIGEEFFKADAGIALTLQLASFGCELVYEYGSEEQKEEFIRPVAEGEQISGLAVSEPDTGSDLAGMTTSAEKDGDEWVLNGEKYWVGNAVEGDWLTLYAKTGDGEDRYGNYSLFIVPTDAPGYEAEHIPEKMGMRASKQGHIVLDDCRIPEDHLVGFEGAGFYMLAEFFNHGRIIVGGHGLGLAAAAIEEAWDFVHDRRAFGRDISEFQAVQHDLANMRMEFEAARSLNWRAADKVAEGERPGLWAAMAKTKSTETAVEVAERAMQLHGGRSVLSERRIARVYRDVRIPVIYEGANAVQRNLIYRQG, from the coding sequence ATGGATTTACTCGATGCCCGAATTGTCCCCGAGCACGCCCGCGGTGTGAAGGAGGAAGCTCGCGCCTTCGCAGAAGAGTACATCGAACCGAACGCTGCGGAGGCTTTCGAACGCGGCGAGTATCCGTGGGAAATCCTCACGGCTGGCCAAGAGGCGAACCTGGTCGCCCAGGACATTCCCGAGGAGTACGGCGGTCGCGGCCTGTCGCTCCACGAAATGCTCGCCATCGGCGAGGAGTTCTTCAAAGCCGACGCCGGCATCGCACTCACCCTCCAACTGGCGAGTTTCGGCTGCGAACTCGTCTACGAATACGGCAGCGAAGAACAGAAAGAGGAGTTCATCCGTCCCGTCGCCGAAGGCGAGCAAATCTCCGGCCTTGCGGTCTCCGAACCCGACACCGGAAGCGATCTCGCCGGGATGACCACGTCCGCCGAAAAAGACGGTGACGAGTGGGTGCTGAACGGTGAGAAATACTGGGTCGGCAACGCCGTCGAAGGCGACTGGCTCACCCTGTACGCGAAAACCGGCGACGGGGAGGACCGCTACGGCAACTACTCGCTGTTTATCGTGCCAACCGACGCACCCGGCTACGAGGCAGAGCACATCCCCGAGAAGATGGGCATGCGGGCCTCGAAGCAGGGCCACATCGTTCTCGACGACTGCCGCATCCCCGAGGACCACCTCGTGGGCTTCGAGGGCGCTGGCTTCTACATGCTTGCCGAGTTCTTCAACCACGGCCGCATCATCGTCGGCGGCCACGGCCTCGGCCTCGCCGCCGCCGCCATCGAGGAGGCGTGGGACTTCGTCCACGACCGTCGCGCGTTCGGCCGCGACATCAGCGAGTTCCAGGCCGTCCAGCACGACCTCGCGAACATGCGAATGGAGTTCGAGGCGGCCCGCTCGCTCAACTGGCGCGCCGCTGACAAGGTCGCGGAGGGAGAGCGCCCCGGCCTCTGGGCGGCGATGGCCAAGACGAAATCGACCGAGACCGCAGTCGAGGTCGCAGAACGCGCCATGCAACTACACGGCGGCCGCTCGGTGCTCTCAGAGCGTCGCATCGCCCGCGTCTACCGAGACGTGCGGATTCCGGTCATCTACGAGGGGGCGAACGCCGTCCAGCGAAACCTCATCTACCGTCAGGGCTGA
- a CDS encoding RND family transporter, with protein sequence MDTSRFLDWADHLIVDRSLQVVFAFLVMTAIFAVGLGNVETEAGTEQFAEEVPAQEALESINTEFSPTFSTGGGSTQLIQTGENVVSKQGMLRMLRAQEQMSERESLRVAQTSSAAAIVAQTINPNATTLEAQIRTIERATPSEIRTAVRTATERPGFTGLLSNDFNPSQPSASATIAVVQHNLPIEFSQGAGTGGADPLTNIQLQMQRIADQQGGDIRVFGSGIISDEFSSVIFDSLIIVIPAAVVFIVFFLIFAYRDLADLLLGVVSLGMAIVWTFGFMGLAGISFNQILIAVPPLLLAVGIDFGIHAVNRYREERVEGKEIDESMLLTTDQLLVAFFIVTTTTVIGFMSNLTSQLLPIRDFGIVASVGIIFTFFVFGIFLPAAKVSLDRARKKYPIPTFSQTPLGQEGSRLGRVLSGGVFIARRAPRAFLVLMVLLSLGSAYYATGIDTSFTQEEFLPPEETPVYLSSLPEPFKPSDYTIVGTLNFLEDNFEASQDSSVTIYIEGAMERDIALEMIHRGAVDPPDAFIRDGRRAEGTSIVTIVQQRAQSDPDFAALVARNDRDGNGIPDDNVDEIYDYLLSSSSRAETLRYLSEDRRSARAVYSVKSSASQEEIAADGEALATQFRYTATATGGTIVFQAISDLILQSAIVSLAVALGGTVIFLMFIFWLLEGRASLGIANVVPIVITVAMLAGTMRYLGISFNAFTATILAITIGLGIDYSVHVVHRFVDELEEQGATMPALERTVRGTGGALTGSMFTTVFGIGVLFLSVFPAIGQFGTLTALSVVYSFIASMVILPSTLVVWDRYFNRGMPTEATAPKGVPADD encoded by the coding sequence ATGGACACGAGTCGCTTCCTCGACTGGGCCGACCACCTCATCGTCGACCGGTCGTTACAGGTCGTGTTTGCCTTCCTCGTCATGACGGCGATATTCGCCGTCGGACTCGGTAACGTAGAGACGGAAGCGGGCACCGAGCAGTTCGCAGAGGAGGTTCCGGCCCAGGAAGCACTCGAATCGATCAACACGGAATTCTCACCGACGTTTTCGACGGGCGGCGGGAGTACGCAACTCATCCAAACGGGCGAGAACGTCGTCTCGAAACAGGGGATGTTGCGGATGCTTCGCGCCCAAGAGCAGATGAGCGAGCGCGAGTCGCTGCGTGTCGCCCAGACGTCGAGCGCCGCGGCCATCGTCGCTCAGACGATAAACCCGAACGCGACGACGCTCGAAGCCCAGATTCGGACGATAGAACGCGCGACGCCCAGTGAGATTCGAACCGCCGTGCGAACCGCGACGGAGCGTCCCGGCTTTACCGGGCTGTTGAGCAACGACTTCAATCCGAGCCAGCCCTCCGCCTCCGCGACCATCGCCGTCGTCCAGCACAACCTGCCTATCGAGTTCAGTCAGGGAGCGGGGACCGGCGGTGCCGACCCGCTCACGAACATCCAACTCCAGATGCAGCGCATCGCAGACCAGCAAGGCGGTGACATCCGCGTGTTCGGCAGCGGCATCATCTCGGACGAGTTCTCCTCGGTCATCTTCGACTCGCTCATCATCGTCATCCCCGCCGCCGTCGTGTTCATCGTCTTCTTCCTCATCTTCGCCTACCGCGACCTCGCGGACCTGCTGCTCGGGGTGGTTTCGCTCGGAATGGCCATCGTCTGGACGTTCGGATTCATGGGTCTCGCCGGCATCTCATTCAACCAGATTCTCATCGCCGTCCCGCCGCTGTTGCTCGCCGTAGGTATCGACTTCGGGATTCACGCGGTGAACCGCTATCGTGAGGAACGCGTGGAGGGCAAGGAGATAGACGAGTCGATGTTGCTCACGACCGACCAGTTGCTGGTGGCGTTCTTCATCGTCACGACGACGACGGTCATCGGTTTCATGTCGAACCTGACGAGCCAGCTGCTCCCCATCCGCGACTTCGGCATCGTGGCGAGCGTGGGTATCATCTTCACGTTCTTCGTGTTCGGCATCTTCCTTCCGGCGGCGAAGGTGTCGCTCGACCGCGCCCGAAAGAAATACCCGATTCCGACGTTCAGCCAGACGCCGCTCGGGCAGGAAGGGTCGCGTCTCGGCCGAGTGCTGTCGGGTGGGGTGTTCATCGCGCGGCGTGCGCCGCGAGCGTTCCTCGTCCTCATGGTGCTGCTCAGCCTGGGGTCTGCCTACTACGCCACCGGCATCGATACCTCGTTCACACAGGAAGAGTTCCTGCCGCCGGAGGAGACGCCAGTCTACCTGTCGAGTCTGCCAGAACCGTTCAAGCCAAGCGACTACACCATCGTCGGGACGCTCAACTTCTTAGAAGACAACTTCGAGGCGAGTCAGGACAGTTCTGTGACCATATACATCGAGGGGGCGATGGAGAGAGACATCGCCCTCGAAATGATACACCGTGGGGCGGTTGACCCGCCCGACGCCTTCATTCGCGATGGCCGACGGGCGGAGGGGACGAGCATCGTCACCATCGTCCAGCAACGCGCCCAGAGTGACCCCGACTTCGCCGCGCTGGTCGCCCGCAACGACCGCGACGGCAACGGCATCCCCGACGACAACGTGGACGAGATTTACGACTACCTGCTCTCCTCCTCGTCACGTGCGGAGACGCTTCGCTACCTGAGTGAGGACCGCCGGAGCGCGCGGGCCGTTTACTCGGTGAAGTCGAGCGCCTCACAGGAAGAAATCGCTGCCGACGGCGAAGCGCTCGCGACCCAGTTCCGCTACACCGCGACGGCGACGGGCGGAACCATCGTGTTCCAGGCAATCTCCGACCTCATCTTGCAGTCGGCCATCGTGAGCCTCGCCGTCGCCCTCGGGGGGACGGTCATCTTCCTGATGTTCATCTTCTGGTTGTTAGAAGGCCGGGCCTCCCTCGGCATCGCGAATGTCGTGCCCATCGTCATCACCGTCGCCATGTTGGCGGGGACGATGCGCTATCTCGGCATCTCGTTTAACGCCTTCACCGCGACCATCCTCGCGATTACCATCGGGCTGGGTATCGACTACTCCGTCCACGTCGTCCACCGCTTCGTTGACGAACTCGAAGAGCAGGGCGCGACCATGCCCGCACTCGAACGGACGGTCCGCGGGACGGGCGGGGCGCTCACCGGCAGCATGTTCACCACCGTCTTCGGGATTGGGGTGCTGTTCCTCTCTGTGTTCCCGGCCATCGGCCAGTTCGGGACGCTCACGGCGCTCTCCGTCGTGTACTCGTTCATCGCGTCGATGGTCATTCTGCCCTCGACGCTCGTCGTCTGGGACCGCTACTTCAACCGGGGGATGCCGACCGAAGCAACAGCTCCGAAAGGCGTGCCGGCAGACGATTAA
- a CDS encoding N-acyl homoserine lactonase family protein — MGAPSLTLVDRGTISADLNFVLDGYVVGTADEPNPELAYDDFAVWNLVIDHPEATILWDTGPHHDAAAGYWPPPLYQAFKPDDPANHRLDDDLDAAGYGIEDIDAVVMSHLHLDHAGGLHHFAGSETPIYVHRDEIPFAYFSAKTQEGSVAYLASDFDHDLNWKIVRGHRHTLFDGVELHHLPGHTPGLLGALVHTADESVIVAGDEVYLRENYEQAWPMATSLLWSNQAWQESLYRVRELERQHDATVLFGHDLSQFHDLQKRWR; from the coding sequence ATGGGAGCACCCTCGCTCACCCTCGTCGACCGCGGCACCATCAGTGCGGACCTCAACTTCGTTTTAGACGGCTACGTCGTGGGAACAGCGGACGAACCGAACCCCGAACTCGCCTACGACGACTTCGCGGTCTGGAATCTCGTCATCGACCACCCCGAAGCCACGATTCTCTGGGACACTGGCCCCCACCACGACGCCGCAGCGGGCTACTGGCCGCCGCCGCTCTATCAGGCGTTCAAACCCGACGACCCGGCGAACCACCGACTCGACGACGACTTGGACGCCGCCGGTTACGGTATCGAAGACATCGACGCCGTCGTGATGAGCCACCTCCACCTGGACCACGCAGGCGGCCTCCACCACTTCGCTGGAAGCGAGACGCCAATCTACGTCCACCGCGACGAGATTCCCTTCGCCTACTTCAGCGCGAAGACCCAGGAGGGCTCGGTGGCCTACCTCGCGAGCGACTTCGACCACGATCTGAACTGGAAAATCGTCCGAGGCCACCGCCACACCCTGTTCGACGGCGTCGAACTCCACCATCTGCCCGGCCACACGCCCGGCCTGCTCGGGGCGCTCGTCCACACAGCCGACGAGTCAGTCATCGTCGCGGGCGACGAGGTGTATCTCCGGGAGAACTACGAGCAGGCCTGGCCAATGGCGACGAGTCTTCTCTGGAGCAATCAGGCGTGGCAGGAGAGTCTCTACCGGGTGCGCGAACTCGAACGCCAGCACGACGCCACGGTCCTGTTCGGCCACGACCTCTCGCAATTCCACGACTTGCAGAAACGCTGGAGATAG